One window from the genome of Streptococcus halotolerans encodes:
- a CDS encoding excalibur calcium-binding domain-containing protein: MDQLEILKIRLQIFLTTLSLRSRIYYIAAATFLFVIFSVWYGSRTAVPHSSSYFTDKLLDEVKEEFQTQGFKNVMAVPIRDLEKGKDKDRTVMEVEIAGDTFFEEGAKYGKSTEVKIKYHEFPKNYAKLSIGTSDTIEKVAGKLRSDGFLTTSISKEQLRVRYITDRYITENEKTVHALEVDEEIYKGKEIQELESSYLPTSSTLILKQYEEDGSFITLPYMKNSMTDVENFKKTLQSVGFSEIKEDFIPIDDERFHNKMDSIDIEGQNFKNISGNIEAVADAEIVLYFYYSEKAAQKIEKKEEEKRKEEEKRKEKQKEIEEERRREQERKEQEEKERSEELTPQPSLTVPPTPPQQAPEQGLRPFGNCTEARRAGRVNIPASDPQYGSWLDRDGDGVGCDA, translated from the coding sequence TTGGATCAATTAGAAATTTTAAAGATTCGTTTGCAAATATTTCTTACAACATTATCTTTGCGTTCTCGGATATATTACATTGCGGCAGCTACTTTTCTTTTTGTTATTTTTAGCGTTTGGTATGGTTCAAGAACTGCGGTGCCTCATTCTTCATCTTATTTCACCGATAAACTGCTTGATGAGGTGAAAGAGGAATTTCAAACACAAGGTTTCAAAAATGTTATGGCTGTTCCTATCAGAGATCTGGAAAAAGGGAAGGATAAAGATAGAACTGTAATGGAAGTTGAAATAGCAGGAGATACCTTCTTCGAGGAAGGCGCAAAATATGGGAAATCAACTGAGGTCAAAATAAAGTACCATGAGTTTCCAAAAAATTATGCAAAGTTATCAATTGGTACAAGTGACACAATTGAGAAAGTAGCAGGTAAACTACGGTCGGATGGTTTTCTTACAACATCTATTAGTAAGGAACAGCTGAGAGTTAGGTATATTACGGATAGATATATTACAGAAAATGAAAAAACAGTTCATGCGCTAGAGGTTGATGAGGAGATTTACAAAGGGAAAGAGATTCAAGAATTAGAGTCGTCTTATCTTCCAACATCCTCTACTTTAATTTTAAAGCAATATGAAGAGGATGGTTCTTTTATCACTCTACCTTATATGAAAAATAGCATGACAGATGTAGAAAATTTTAAGAAAACTTTGCAATCAGTTGGGTTCTCAGAAATCAAAGAAGATTTTATTCCTATCGACGATGAAAGATTCCACAATAAAATGGACAGTATCGATATAGAAGGACAAAATTTTAAAAATATAAGCGGAAATATAGAAGCTGTTGCAGATGCAGAAATTGTTCTTTATTTTTACTATTCAGAAAAGGCTGCTCAAAAAATAGAGAAAAAAGAAGAAGAAAAAAGAAAAGAAGAAGAAAAAAGAAAAGAGAAGCAAAAGGAAATAGAAGAGGAGCGAAGAAGGGAGCAGGAAAGAAAAGAACAGGAAGAGAAAGAGCGCTCAGAAGAATTGACTCCTCAACCATCTCTAACGGTCCCACCTACCCCGCCGCAACAGGCGCCTGAGCAAGGGTTAAGACCATTTGGAAATTGTACGGAAGCAAGGAGAGCAGGTAGAGTGAACATTCCAGCTAGTGATCCACAGTATGGATCGTGGCTGGATAGAGATGGAGATGGTGTGGGTTGTGATGCTTAA
- a CDS encoding TatD family hydrolase, which yields MEIFDTHTHLNVENFTETVEEELNLAREMDVTRHNVVGFDHETIEKALEIADNHPEVYLTLGWHPTEAGSYDSEVEAYLKQVLKHDKVVALGEIGLDYHWMEDPKEVQIEVFKRQIALSKALDLPFVVHTRDALEDTYQVIKEAGVGPRGGIMHSFSGSFEDAQRFVDLGMMISFSGVVTFKKATDVQEAAQRLPLDKILVETDAPYLAPVPKRGKENKTAYTRYVVEKIAELRDMTVEEVANITTENANRLFGLED from the coding sequence ATGGAAATCTTTGATACGCATACTCACTTAAATGTGGAGAATTTTACAGAAACTGTTGAAGAAGAGCTAAACTTGGCGCGTGAGATGGACGTTACGAGACATAATGTCGTCGGTTTTGACCATGAAACGATTGAGAAGGCCTTAGAGATTGCTGATAATCATCCAGAAGTTTACCTAACGCTTGGTTGGCATCCGACCGAAGCAGGGTCTTATGATAGCGAGGTAGAAGCCTATCTCAAACAAGTTCTCAAGCATGACAAAGTCGTGGCACTTGGTGAAATTGGCCTTGATTATCACTGGATGGAAGACCCCAAAGAGGTTCAAATTGAGGTTTTTAAACGCCAAATAGCTCTTTCAAAAGCCTTGGATTTGCCCTTTGTGGTTCATACTCGAGACGCCCTTGAGGATACTTACCAAGTTATTAAGGAAGCCGGTGTTGGTCCACGTGGGGGCATCATGCATTCTTTCTCTGGCTCATTCGAAGATGCTCAGAGATTTGTTGATTTGGGGATGATGATTTCATTTTCAGGTGTTGTGACTTTTAAAAAGGCAACTGATGTCCAAGAAGCAGCGCAGCGATTGCCCCTAGATAAAATCCTTGTTGAAACAGACGCGCCCTATTTGGCACCCGTACCAAAACGAGGGAAAGAAAATAAAACTGCCTATACTCGCTATGTGGTTGAAAAAATAGCAGAGCTACGGGATATGACGGTTGAAGAAGTCGCAAACATCACAACCGAGAATGCCAATCGTCTCTTTGGATTAGAGGACTAG
- the rnmV gene encoding ribonuclease M5, which produces MTEKLKIQEVLIVEGKDDTANLQRFYDVDTYETRGSAISEDDLERIEKLHDLRGVIVFTDPDYSGERIRRVIMDAIPTVRHAFLNRDEAVPKTKTKGRSLGVEHASFEDLHKALSKVTQHFDDEDYFDITKSDLIRLRLLMGTDSRQRREYLGQKLRIGYSNGKQLLKRLELFGVTLAEVEEVMGEYGE; this is translated from the coding sequence ATGACAGAAAAACTAAAAATACAAGAGGTTCTCATTGTCGAAGGTAAGGACGATACCGCAAATCTTCAGCGATTTTACGATGTAGATACCTACGAAACACGAGGGTCAGCTATTTCCGAAGATGACTTAGAACGCATTGAAAAGCTACATGACCTTCGTGGTGTTATCGTCTTTACAGATCCAGATTATAGCGGAGAGAGGATTCGACGCGTCATTATGGATGCTATTCCGACTGTTCGCCATGCTTTTCTTAATCGAGATGAGGCTGTTCCAAAAACCAAAACAAAGGGGCGTTCTCTTGGTGTTGAACATGCTAGCTTTGAGGATTTACATAAGGCCTTGTCAAAAGTTACTCAGCATTTCGATGACGAAGATTATTTTGACATTACCAAATCTGATCTCATACGTCTTCGTCTTCTTATGGGAACAGATAGCCGGCAACGCCGCGAGTATTTAGGACAAAAACTTCGCATTGGTTACAGCAATGGCAAACAACTCCTCAAACGCTTGGAACTCTTTGGAGTGACACTGGCAGAAGTTGAGGAAGTGATGGGAGAGTATGGAGAATAA
- the rsmA gene encoding 16S rRNA (adenine(1518)-N(6)/adenine(1519)-N(6))-dimethyltransferase RsmA: MRIADYSVTKSILERHGFTFKKSFGQNFLTDTNILQKIVDTAEIDQTVNVIEIGPGIGALTEFLAENAAEVMAFEIDERLVPILADTLRDFDNVQVINKDVLKADLQTEIQKFKNPGLPIKVVANLPYYITTPILMHLIESKIPFTEFVVMMQKEVADRISAEPNTKAYGSLSIAVQYYMMAKVAFIVPRTVFVPAPNVDSAILKMVRRENPLVPVQDEDFLFDVSKASFVHRRKTLWNNLTNRFGKTDDVKVILEKALEKAELKPNVRGEALSIQDFGRLADALKELGL; the protein is encoded by the coding sequence ATGCGTATCGCAGACTACTCCGTGACCAAGAGCATTCTTGAGCGTCACGGTTTTACTTTTAAGAAATCATTCGGTCAGAACTTTTTGACCGACACTAACATTTTGCAGAAGATTGTCGACACGGCTGAGATTGATCAGACGGTTAATGTCATTGAAATTGGTCCTGGGATTGGGGCCTTGACCGAATTTTTAGCGGAAAATGCCGCTGAAGTTATGGCTTTTGAAATTGATGAGCGCTTGGTTCCGATTCTAGCCGACACGCTTCGTGACTTTGATAATGTTCAAGTTATCAATAAAGATGTCCTCAAAGCAGATTTGCAGACGGAGATTCAGAAGTTTAAAAATCCAGGACTGCCGATCAAAGTGGTAGCCAATCTTCCTTACTACATCACCACCCCTATCCTCATGCATTTAATTGAGAGCAAAATTCCTTTCACAGAGTTTGTGGTCATGATGCAAAAGGAAGTGGCAGACCGCATTTCAGCTGAACCAAACACCAAAGCTTACGGTTCTCTTTCGATTGCTGTTCAATACTACATGATGGCCAAGGTAGCCTTCATTGTGCCTCGCACCGTCTTTGTTCCTGCCCCCAACGTGGATTCCGCTATTCTCAAGATGGTTCGTAGGGAAAATCCTTTGGTGCCAGTTCAGGATGAGGATTTCTTGTTTGACGTTTCAAAAGCTAGTTTTGTGCATCGGCGTAAGACCCTCTGGAACAATTTGACGAATCGATTTGGAAAAACAGATGATGTCAAAGTGATATTGGAAAAAGCCTTAGAAAAAGCGGAGCTTAAACCAAATGTTCGTGGTGAGGCTCTCTCCATTCAAGATTTCGGCCGTTTAGCGGACGCTCTCAAGGAGTTAGGATTGTAA
- a CDS encoding VIT1/CCC1 transporter family protein, whose amino-acid sequence MNISHYAKSITYGGLDGIITTFAVVAGAIGGNLGTAAIIILGFSNLLADGFSMAAGDYLSSTTEEGTDSSKALNNAVMTFLSFNFFGLIPLLSYLLLIHLSDFSDRVTLILASLLVSLALVALGWIKAMITKQSKRTEIVRTLIVGIVAAAVAFLIGQVLGSFI is encoded by the coding sequence ATGAATATCAGTCATTATGCAAAGTCCATTACCTATGGTGGACTTGATGGCATTATCACTACCTTTGCCGTCGTTGCTGGGGCTATTGGGGGAAACTTAGGAACAGCAGCTATCATCATCTTAGGTTTTTCTAACCTTTTGGCCGATGGGTTTTCCATGGCAGCAGGAGATTACCTAAGCTCTACAACTGAAGAGGGCACAGACTCATCAAAAGCACTTAACAACGCTGTCATGACCTTTCTCTCTTTCAATTTCTTCGGCTTAATTCCTCTTCTCAGCTACCTTTTATTAATCCATCTCTCTGACTTTTCTGATCGTGTTACCTTAATTTTAGCCAGTCTACTCGTCTCCCTAGCGCTCGTCGCTCTTGGTTGGATTAAGGCAATGATTACAAAACAAAGTAAACGAACCGAAATTGTCCGAACACTCATCGTTGGCATCGTTGCGGCAGCAGTAGCCTTCTTAATTGGGCAAGTCTTGGGTAGTTTCATTTAG
- a CDS encoding GNAT family N-acetyltransferase, whose amino-acid sequence MSFSTVKIETERLVIQPLRKENYDAWYQAYSKRQPSQSPYDDGYIDLTPCTKDWFANLVRRHRHLAEEDKQYIFAIFTKSGRHLGMIDVVVLARANMNWCELGYFIHNQDWRCGYAYESLSALIEQLYPLLNCHRIEAHVSLANTPSRHLLEKIGFQLEVIREQFMFEDGQWIDKAVYVLNLHNNRLE is encoded by the coding sequence ATGTCTTTTTCGACAGTTAAAATAGAAACAGAGCGTCTAGTAATCCAACCACTAAGAAAAGAGAACTACGACGCTTGGTACCAAGCCTATAGTAAGCGTCAACCATCGCAATCACCATATGATGATGGCTATATTGATCTGACGCCCTGCACCAAAGATTGGTTTGCTAATTTGGTGAGGCGACATAGACATCTAGCTGAGGAGGATAAGCAATATATTTTTGCCATATTCACAAAGTCGGGTCGTCATTTAGGAATGATTGATGTAGTCGTGTTAGCGCGTGCTAATATGAATTGGTGTGAATTGGGGTATTTTATTCATAACCAAGATTGGCGTTGTGGCTACGCTTACGAATCTTTATCAGCACTTATTGAGCAACTATATCCTTTGTTGAATTGTCATCGGATTGAAGCGCACGTTTCTTTAGCAAATACCCCCTCACGGCATCTTCTTGAGAAAATCGGTTTCCAATTAGAAGTTATTCGGGAGCAATTTATGTTTGAAGATGGTCAGTGGATTGATAAGGCTGTGTATGTTCTGAATTTACACAATAATCGTTTAGAGTAA
- a CDS encoding amino acid ABC transporter substrate-binding protein, whose amino-acid sequence MTLKKVLAVTSLALASGLVLAACSSDSATEKNKSGKEEVVFATVGTTAPFSYEKDGKLTGYDVEVAREIFKDSDTYKVNFKKIAWTSIFTGLDAGKYQMSGNNLSYTEERAAKYLYSYPTGSTPSVLAVTNDSDIKKFDDIAGHSTQVVQGNTTVTQLQEFNKKHSDKPVDLQFTDENITQILRNLNDGKTDFKIFDAPTVNEIVKSQGLDNIKTIELKSEDQPYIYFIFADGKDDLQKFVNKRIKELQEDGTLAKLAEEHLGNKEYVPAKDALKVPTK is encoded by the coding sequence ATGACATTGAAAAAAGTTTTAGCAGTCACCAGTCTTGCCTTAGCATCAGGTCTAGTGTTGGCAGCTTGTTCATCTGATTCAGCTACTGAAAAAAACAAATCTGGTAAAGAAGAAGTTGTTTTTGCAACAGTAGGAACTACTGCTCCTTTTTCTTATGAAAAAGACGGCAAATTAACCGGCTACGATGTTGAAGTGGCTCGTGAGATCTTTAAAGATTCTGATACCTATAAAGTCAATTTCAAAAAAATTGCTTGGACATCTATTTTTACCGGCCTTGATGCTGGTAAGTATCAAATGAGTGGTAACAACCTTTCTTATACTGAAGAACGCGCTGCTAAGTACCTCTATTCCTACCCAACAGGGTCTACGCCTTCGGTGTTAGCAGTCACAAATGACAGTGATATTAAAAAGTTTGACGATATTGCTGGGCATTCGACACAGGTCGTTCAGGGAAACACAACAGTGACACAACTGCAAGAGTTTAATAAAAAGCATTCTGATAAGCCAGTTGACTTACAATTTACAGATGAAAACATCACTCAAATCTTGCGCAATTTGAATGATGGTAAGACTGACTTCAAAATTTTTGATGCTCCAACGGTCAATGAAATTGTGAAATCTCAAGGGTTAGACAATATTAAAACCATTGAGTTGAAATCAGAAGATCAACCTTATATTTACTTTATCTTTGCAGATGGAAAAGATGATTTACAAAAATTTGTAAACAAGCGCATCAAAGAACTTCAAGAAGATGGGACTTTGGCTAAGTTAGCTGAAGAGCACCTTGGTAACAAAGAGTACGTTCCTGCTAAAGATGCATTGAAAGTACCAACAAAATAG
- the rsgA gene encoding ribosome small subunit-dependent GTPase A: MQGRIIKALAGFYYVECQGQVYQTRARGKFRKKGQTPYVGDFVDFTAEDNSEGYILKIHERQNSLVRPPIVNIDQAVVIMSAKEPDFNANLLDRFLVLLEHKGIQPVVYISKMDLLENPVEMETIADRYQAIGYDFVTSQEMLLPLLKDKVTVFMGQTGVGKSTLLNSIAPELALETGEISDSLGRGRHTTRAVSFYNVHGGKIADTPGFSSLDYEVKTAEDLSESFPEIRKASHFCKFRSCSHTHEPACGVKEALKEGDIWQSRYDNYLQFLSEIENRRETYLKVIKRK, from the coding sequence TTGCAAGGAAGAATTATCAAAGCTTTGGCAGGATTTTACTATGTAGAATGCCAAGGGCAAGTCTATCAAACCAGAGCCAGAGGAAAGTTTAGAAAAAAAGGTCAAACCCCCTATGTAGGGGATTTTGTGGATTTCACAGCAGAGGACAATTCTGAAGGATATATTCTGAAGATTCACGAACGACAAAACAGCCTTGTTCGTCCACCGATTGTTAATATTGATCAAGCGGTGGTCATTATGTCAGCTAAAGAACCGGATTTCAACGCTAATCTATTGGATCGTTTCTTGGTTTTGTTAGAGCATAAGGGAATTCAGCCAGTTGTTTATATTTCCAAAATGGATTTATTAGAAAATCCAGTAGAAATGGAAACTATCGCTGATCGCTACCAAGCAATTGGTTACGATTTCGTGACTTCACAAGAGATGCTTTTACCTCTATTAAAGGACAAAGTCACAGTCTTTATGGGTCAAACAGGCGTTGGCAAATCAACCTTACTTAATAGCATTGCGCCTGAGTTGGCCTTAGAAACCGGTGAGATTTCAGATAGTCTAGGACGTGGTCGTCACACCACACGTGCGGTCAGTTTTTACAATGTTCATGGTGGGAAAATTGCAGATACACCGGGCTTTTCGTCTTTGGATTATGAAGTAAAAACGGCTGAAGATCTTAGTGAGTCCTTTCCAGAAATTCGAAAAGCCAGCCATTTTTGCAAGTTCCGCTCTTGTAGCCACACCCATGAGCCAGCGTGCGGCGTTAAAGAGGCTCTTAAAGAGGGGGACATTTGGCAATCTCGTTATGATAATTACCTTCAATTCCTTAGCGAAATCGAAAATCGTCGCGAAACATATCTCAAAGTTATCAAAAGAAAGTAG
- the rpe gene encoding ribulose-phosphate 3-epimerase: MSTHKIAPSILAADYANFASELKRIEETSAEYVHIDIMDGQFVPNISFGADVVASMRKHSKLVFDVHLMVVNPERFVDAYAQAGADIMTVHAESTLHIHGTLQKIKAAGMKAGVVINPGTPVENLIPVLDLVDQVLIMTVNPGFGGQAFIPECLEKVSKVAQLRDQKGLRFDIEVDGGVDDQTIKACADAGANVFVAGSYLFKAQDLVSQVDTLRVALND; this comes from the coding sequence ATGTCAACTCATAAAATCGCTCCATCTATTTTAGCCGCTGATTATGCCAATTTTGCTTCTGAGCTCAAGCGCATTGAAGAAACCAGTGCTGAGTACGTTCACATTGATATTATGGATGGTCAATTTGTGCCTAACATCAGTTTTGGTGCCGACGTTGTCGCTAGTATGCGAAAACACAGTAAGCTTGTTTTTGATGTTCATCTCATGGTCGTCAATCCTGAACGTTTTGTTGATGCCTATGCACAGGCTGGTGCAGATATCATGACTGTTCATGCTGAGAGTACATTACACATCCATGGAACCCTTCAAAAAATCAAGGCTGCTGGTATGAAAGCTGGCGTAGTGATTAATCCAGGAACACCAGTGGAGAATCTTATCCCTGTCCTGGATTTGGTTGACCAAGTTCTTATCATGACGGTTAATCCTGGATTTGGTGGGCAAGCCTTTATTCCAGAATGCTTGGAAAAGGTTAGCAAGGTTGCTCAGTTACGAGACCAAAAAGGTTTGCGTTTTGACATTGAAGTAGACGGTGGTGTTGATGACCAGACGATTAAGGCCTGTGCCGATGCTGGTGCCAATGTTTTTGTAGCCGGTTCGTATCTTTTCAAAGCTCAAGATTTGGTATCTCAAGTTGACACCCTGCGTGTGGCTTTGAATGACTAA
- a CDS encoding thiamine diphosphokinase: MTKVALLAGGDYSPPRGDFDLYIGIDRGALRLLENGFALDWAVGDFDSISEEEMTKIVSSGARIYQSPAEKNDTDTELALKLLFKTYPLAQATLFGAFGGRVDHFLSNIFLPSDPDLQPYMRQIHLANDTNFISYYPKGEHTVDTHPEMTYLAFMTDEETELSILGTKYELTAANYFKKKIYSSNEAIGKPITLTVPSGYVVVIESKD; encoded by the coding sequence ATGACTAAGGTCGCTTTGTTAGCAGGTGGCGATTACAGTCCACCGAGAGGAGATTTTGATTTATATATCGGTATTGATCGTGGGGCTTTGAGGCTTTTGGAAAATGGCTTCGCTCTGGATTGGGCAGTGGGAGATTTTGATTCCATTTCTGAAGAAGAAATGACTAAAATCGTATCGTCTGGTGCTCGGATTTACCAATCGCCCGCTGAAAAAAATGATACAGATACGGAGTTGGCACTGAAATTACTGTTTAAGACATATCCGCTGGCGCAGGCCACGTTATTTGGTGCCTTTGGTGGTCGTGTTGACCACTTTTTATCTAATATCTTTTTACCTAGCGATCCCGACCTACAACCTTATATGCGCCAGATTCATTTGGCAAATGATACCAACTTCATTTCCTATTATCCAAAAGGTGAGCATACGGTTGACACTCATCCAGAGATGACTTATCTTGCTTTTATGACAGATGAGGAAACGGAGTTGAGCATTTTGGGTACCAAGTACGAATTGACCGCGGCTAATTATTTTAAGAAAAAAATCTACTCCAGTAATGAAGCTATTGGAAAACCGATTACCTTGACTGTGCCTTCTGGTTACGTTGTGGTCATAGAAAGTAAAGATTAG
- a CDS encoding DNA recombination protein RmuC: protein MLVLIILLLLASLGLTFFLYHKVTHLEGILKNQLEDHIDNLSEQLSYQNERSSNEVRIAISQEFNRLQTDFYQQLTEIREMLHQNLSDSRDRSDQRLDTMTERLRMTVKEMQDSNEKRLEQMRLTVEEKLEKTLQTRLQASFDSVSKQLESVNQGLGEMKTVAQDVGTLNKVLSNTKTRGILGELQLGQIIEDILTENQYEREFVTVPNSSERVEYAIKMPGASQGDYVYLPIDSKFPLEDYYRLEDAYETGDKAEVERYRKALLSSIKRFSKDINQKYIKPPETTNFGVLFLPTEGLYAEVVRQSAFFDSLRREENIVVAGPSTLSALLNSLSVGFRTLNIQKNADDISKVLGNVKLEFDKFGNMLVKAQKQLSTASKTVDSLLTTRTNSIRRALETIETYQDSATTNLLDMSPLEDEDSYEN from the coding sequence ATGCTGGTTTTAATCATATTACTTTTGCTAGCTAGCCTTGGATTAACTTTCTTTTTATATCACAAGGTCACACACTTAGAAGGCATTCTCAAAAATCAGCTGGAAGATCATATAGACAATCTTTCAGAGCAACTCTCCTATCAGAACGAACGTTCTTCAAATGAAGTACGGATAGCCATAAGCCAAGAGTTTAATCGATTACAAACGGACTTCTATCAGCAGTTAACAGAGATTCGCGAAATGTTGCATCAGAACCTTTCAGACAGTCGCGATCGGTCAGACCAACGACTAGATACAATGACCGAACGGTTAAGGATGACTGTGAAAGAAATGCAAGATTCTAACGAAAAACGGTTAGAACAGATGCGTCTGACCGTTGAAGAAAAGTTGGAAAAAACTTTGCAAACACGGTTGCAGGCTTCTTTTGATAGCGTGTCTAAGCAGCTTGAGTCTGTTAACCAAGGCCTCGGTGAGATGAAAACTGTTGCGCAGGATGTTGGCACACTTAATAAAGTTCTGTCTAACACTAAGACGCGTGGTATTTTAGGAGAACTTCAACTGGGGCAAATTATTGAAGATATCTTGACTGAAAATCAGTATGAGCGAGAGTTTGTTACTGTTCCGAATTCATCAGAACGGGTAGAGTATGCTATCAAGATGCCCGGAGCCAGTCAGGGAGACTATGTTTATCTTCCCATTGATTCCAAGTTTCCTTTGGAAGATTATTATAGATTGGAAGATGCCTATGAAACGGGAGATAAGGCAGAGGTTGAGCGTTACCGAAAAGCGCTTTTGTCTAGTATTAAACGGTTTTCCAAAGATATTAATCAAAAATATATTAAACCACCTGAAACCACAAATTTTGGGGTGCTGTTCTTACCAACAGAAGGGCTTTACGCTGAAGTGGTGAGACAGTCAGCCTTCTTTGATAGTCTCAGACGTGAGGAAAATATTGTTGTCGCTGGACCATCGACACTGTCAGCACTTTTAAATTCTTTATCTGTCGGCTTTAGAACACTTAATATTCAAAAGAATGCTGATGATATTAGTAAAGTTTTGGGTAACGTCAAGTTGGAGTTTGATAAATTTGGAAATATGCTAGTCAAAGCGCAGAAGCAACTGTCGACAGCTAGTAAGACTGTTGATAGCCTCCTGACGACTCGGACCAATTCTATACGACGTGCTTTAGAAACCATTGAAACTTATCAGGATAGTGCAACCACAAACCTCTTAGATATGTCACCTTTAGAAGACGAGGATTCTTATGAAAATTAA
- a CDS encoding 3'-5' exoribonuclease YhaM family protein — protein sequence MKINQMKKDEPFEGFYLIKKAELRKTRAGKDFLSMTFQDDSGEISGNLWDAQAHNVETFTAGKVVHMEGRREVYNNTPQVNQITLRLPKDGEPSDPSDFKEKPPVNVADVKDYLEQMVFKIENATWQRIIRALYRKYHQEFFTYPAAKTNHHAFESGLAYHTATMVRLADAIGDIYPELNKSLLFAGIMLHDLAKVIELSGPDNTEYTVRGNLIGHIALIDEEITKVLTELNIDDTKEEVTVLRHVVLSHHGLLEYGSPVRPRIMEAEIIHMIDNIDAEMMMMTTALSRVGEGEMTSRLFALDNRSFYKPKI from the coding sequence ATGAAAATTAATCAAATGAAAAAAGATGAGCCTTTTGAAGGGTTCTATCTTATCAAAAAAGCAGAATTGCGTAAAACAAGAGCTGGAAAAGACTTTCTCTCTATGACTTTTCAAGATGACTCAGGGGAGATTTCCGGTAATCTTTGGGATGCGCAAGCTCATAATGTCGAAACTTTCACCGCCGGAAAGGTTGTCCATATGGAAGGACGTCGTGAGGTCTATAACAATACCCCTCAAGTCAATCAAATTACTCTGCGCTTACCAAAAGATGGCGAACCGAGTGATCCAAGTGATTTCAAAGAAAAACCGCCTGTAAACGTGGCTGATGTCAAAGACTACTTAGAGCAGATGGTTTTTAAGATTGAAAATGCAACTTGGCAACGCATTATTCGTGCCCTTTACCGTAAATACCATCAAGAATTCTTCACCTACCCAGCTGCGAAAACGAATCATCATGCCTTTGAATCAGGACTAGCCTATCACACAGCAACCATGGTACGATTGGCTGATGCTATCGGTGACATCTATCCTGAGCTCAATAAGAGCCTACTGTTTGCAGGTATCATGCTTCATGACTTAGCCAAGGTTATCGAATTGTCAGGGCCAGATAACACAGAGTATACTGTTCGTGGTAATTTGATTGGTCATATTGCTCTTATCGATGAAGAAATCACTAAAGTACTAACAGAATTAAATATTGATGATACTAAAGAAGAAGTGACAGTGCTTCGTCACGTTGTTCTGAGTCATCATGGCCTTTTAGAATATGGTAGTCCAGTTCGTCCTAGAATCATGGAGGCTGAAATTATCCATATGATAGATAACATTGATGCTGAAATGATGATGATGACGACTGCCTTGAGTAGAGTGGGCGAAGGTGAAATGACCTCTCGACTCTTTGCTCTAGATAATCGTTCATTTTATAAGCCAAAAATATAA